A genome region from Nocardiopsis exhalans includes the following:
- a CDS encoding response regulator: MIRVLLADDEAMIRAGVRAIVQSDPEIEVVAEAADGREAVELVLSHRPDVALLDIRMPRMDGLAATAELRKAAPDTKVIILTTFGEDSYVSQALGDGASGFLLKAGDPRELISGVHAVADGGAYLSPQVARQVIAQFGGGRAAKQAAAAERVADLTERERDVLVLVGAGLSNADIAERLFLVEGTVKSYVSTILSRLGMKNRVQAAILAYEAGLVEGADP, from the coding sequence GTGATCAGGGTGCTGCTCGCCGACGACGAAGCGATGATCCGCGCGGGTGTGCGGGCGATCGTGCAGAGCGATCCGGAGATCGAGGTGGTGGCGGAGGCCGCCGACGGCCGCGAAGCGGTGGAGCTGGTCCTCTCCCACCGCCCCGACGTCGCCCTGCTGGACATCCGGATGCCCCGTATGGACGGGCTCGCCGCCACCGCAGAGCTCCGCAAGGCGGCCCCGGACACCAAGGTCATCATCCTCACCACCTTCGGCGAGGACAGCTACGTCTCCCAGGCACTCGGTGACGGTGCCAGCGGCTTCCTGCTCAAAGCGGGCGACCCCCGCGAACTCATCTCCGGGGTGCACGCGGTCGCCGACGGCGGCGCCTACCTGTCCCCGCAGGTGGCCCGGCAGGTGATCGCGCAGTTCGGCGGAGGCCGGGCGGCGAAGCAGGCCGCGGCCGCGGAACGGGTGGCCGACCTCACCGAACGGGAGCGGGACGTGCTCGTCCTGGTGGGCGCGGGGCTGTCCAACGCCGACATCGCCGAACGCCTCTTCCTGGTGGAGGGCACCGTCAAGAGTTATGTGAGTACTATCCTCAGCCGCCTGGGTATGAAGAACCGCGTGCAGGCCGCGATCCTCGCCTACGAGGCCGGGCTGGTGGAGGGCGCGGACCCCTGA
- a CDS encoding HD domain-containing protein — protein sequence MRSFEDRPDRFFPLREEDAILLADSWKRLAGEGYEARAAGEELLGRWSESHRRYHTVSHLWSTLRAVDTLQEEARDPDAVRYAVWFHDAVYEGRPGRDEDESAALAERLLALMGKEPGLIAEVVRLVGVTKNHRPERWDANGAVVSDADLSTLAGPADEYLAYTAAVRAEYWQLADKVFRAGRLQVLRSLLEAPHLFHTPFGRAHWEPRARSNILAEVDRLTQEVPGELPPP from the coding sequence ATGAGGAGCTTCGAGGACCGGCCGGATCGCTTCTTCCCTCTACGGGAGGAGGACGCGATCCTGCTCGCCGACTCCTGGAAGCGCCTGGCCGGGGAGGGCTACGAGGCCCGGGCTGCGGGGGAGGAGCTCCTCGGCCGCTGGAGCGAGTCACACCGCCGCTACCACACCGTCTCCCACCTGTGGAGCACTCTGCGGGCCGTGGACACCCTCCAGGAGGAGGCCCGCGACCCTGACGCGGTCCGGTACGCGGTCTGGTTCCACGACGCCGTCTACGAAGGCCGTCCCGGCCGGGACGAGGACGAGAGCGCGGCCCTGGCCGAGCGCCTGCTCGCGCTCATGGGCAAGGAACCCGGACTGATCGCCGAGGTGGTGCGTCTGGTGGGGGTCACCAAGAACCACCGGCCCGAGCGCTGGGACGCCAACGGCGCGGTGGTCTCCGACGCCGACCTGTCCACACTCGCGGGTCCCGCGGACGAGTACCTGGCCTACACCGCGGCGGTGCGGGCCGAGTACTGGCAGCTCGCCGACAAGGTGTTCCGTGCCGGACGCCTCCAGGTCCTGCGCTCTCTGCTGGAGGCCCCGCACCTGTTCCACACGCCCTTCGGCCGGGCGCACTGGGAGCCCCGGGCCCGGTCCAACATCCTCGCCGAGGTCGACCGGCTCACCCAGGAGGTCCCGGGGGAGCTTCCGCCACCCTGA
- a CDS encoding DUF4031 domain-containing protein yields MSILIDSPVWPGPRGWSFAHLVSDSSFDELHAFARELGVPERAFERDHYDVPEHLHARALDLGAEHVSGRELVRRLRASGLRRPKHPRPAPPTDREAPPVRVAEAPPGPPG; encoded by the coding sequence GTGAGCATCCTGATCGACAGCCCCGTCTGGCCGGGCCCGCGGGGTTGGAGCTTCGCGCATTTGGTGAGCGACAGCTCCTTCGACGAACTCCACGCCTTCGCGCGCGAGCTGGGCGTCCCCGAGCGCGCCTTCGAACGGGACCACTACGACGTCCCCGAGCACCTGCACGCCCGTGCGCTGGACCTGGGCGCCGAGCATGTCAGCGGGCGCGAGCTGGTCCGTCGGCTGCGCGCGTCGGGGCTGCGCCGCCCCAAGCACCCGCGGCCCGCCCCGCCCACCGACAGGGAAGCGCCGCCGGTCAGGGTGGCGGAAGCTCCCCCGGGACCTCCTGGGTGA
- a CDS encoding Lrp/AsnC family transcriptional regulator — MTSRLATPLDSVDQRILQELQQDGRLSFNELSRRVNLSAPAVADRVRRLTDRGVITGYHAHVDPAAAGLPVTALVRMECFGAHCLLRERSSLELPEILQVHRVTGDACCVLLIAVRSMEHFEEVIDQLAEHGRPSSTMVLSSPVPWRAVTAPGMQ, encoded by the coding sequence ATGACCTCACGACTGGCAACCCCGCTGGACAGCGTTGACCAGCGCATCCTCCAGGAGCTCCAACAGGACGGGCGGCTGTCCTTCAACGAACTGTCCCGAAGGGTGAACCTCTCGGCCCCCGCCGTGGCCGACCGTGTCCGCCGCCTGACCGACCGCGGGGTGATCACCGGCTACCACGCGCACGTCGACCCGGCCGCCGCCGGACTGCCGGTCACCGCTCTGGTGCGCATGGAGTGCTTCGGCGCCCACTGCCTGCTGCGCGAGCGGTCCTCGCTGGAGCTGCCGGAAATCCTCCAGGTGCACCGGGTCACCGGGGACGCCTGCTGCGTACTGCTCATCGCGGTGCGCTCCATGGAGCACTTCGAGGAGGTCATCGACCAGCTCGCCGAGCACGGCCGCCCCTCCAGCACGATGGTCCTGTCCAGCCCGGTGCCCTGGCGCGCGGTGACCGCACCGGGGATGCAGTGA
- a CDS encoding tryptophan 2,3-dioxygenase: MLSTTSAQQCPYAPTEDVGAAEARASRAESNGGKPTLSFDKNTPYVDYAGIDTLLSLQNPRTKEPAESAFIIGTQVMELLFALIQQRWEQARDALEVDDVPGAVAWLRSACNAQDVLNSTWGLFSDMTPTQFNRFRDSFGEASGFQSYSYRKLEFLLGHKSAAMIRPHKAMSGVVTDLTDLIERPSLYDAALRLLHRRGLPVPDTSAERDWTEDYEPSAEVERAWTEVYADDRPGNELYLLAEALVDVAERVTRWRQLHLVAVKRTMGGKPGSGGSNGLNWLARNAEKDVFPELWSLRSTI; this comes from the coding sequence ATGCTCTCCACCACGTCCGCCCAGCAGTGTCCCTACGCTCCGACCGAGGACGTCGGCGCGGCGGAGGCCCGCGCCAGCAGGGCGGAGAGCAACGGGGGAAAGCCGACCCTGAGCTTCGACAAGAACACCCCCTACGTCGACTACGCCGGGATCGACACCCTTCTGAGTCTGCAGAACCCGCGCACCAAGGAGCCCGCAGAGTCGGCCTTCATCATCGGTACCCAGGTGATGGAGCTGTTGTTCGCGCTGATCCAGCAGCGCTGGGAGCAGGCCCGGGACGCGCTGGAGGTCGACGACGTGCCCGGCGCCGTAGCCTGGTTGCGCAGCGCCTGCAACGCCCAGGACGTGCTCAACAGCACCTGGGGCCTGTTCTCGGACATGACCCCCACCCAGTTCAACCGCTTCCGCGACTCCTTCGGCGAGGCCTCGGGCTTCCAGTCCTACAGCTACCGCAAGCTGGAGTTCCTGCTGGGCCACAAGTCCGCCGCCATGATCCGCCCGCACAAGGCGATGAGCGGGGTCGTCACCGACCTCACCGACCTGATCGAGCGCCCCAGCCTCTACGACGCCGCGCTGCGCCTGCTGCACCGCCGCGGCCTGCCCGTCCCGGACACCAGCGCCGAGCGCGACTGGACCGAGGACTACGAGCCCTCCGCCGAGGTCGAGCGCGCCTGGACCGAGGTCTACGCCGACGACCGCCCCGGAAACGAGCTGTACCTGCTGGCCGAGGCGTTGGTGGACGTGGCCGAGCGGGTGACACGTTGGCGTCAGCTCCACCTGGTCGCGGTCAAGCGCACGATGGGCGGCAAGCCGGGAAGCGGTGGCTCCAACGGCCTCAACTGGCTGGCCCGCAACGCCGAGAAGGACGTCTTCCCGGAACTGTGGTCCCTGCGCAGCACCATCTAG
- the kynU gene encoding kynureninase, translated as MTPTTREECAALDAADPLAALREEFVLPEGVIYLDGNSLGALPRSTPARVADMIEREWGQDLIRSWNDAGWWDKPRTLGAKVAPLVGADADEVIVGDGASANLFKCLVTALRLSDRSVVLGEAGNFPTDLYVTEGAVGLAGARQRRIDPDGPELAEALAREDVAVLLLSHVDYRSGVLRDMAGITRLAHEHGTLVIWDLCHSVGAVPIELSGNDVDFAVGCTYKYLNAGPGAPAFLYAARRHHAAADQPLSGWHGHARPFDFTPDYEPAPGVSRFLSGSQPLVADAALEAGLDVWAKADLAHVRTKSLAMTDLFLAKAASVGLASITPAEHERRGSQVALIQPEEGAGYPIVQALIERGVIGDFRAPDVMRFGFTPLYLRYVDVYDAATALVEVVESGEWRAERFNRRSQVT; from the coding sequence ATGACGCCCACCACCCGTGAGGAGTGCGCCGCCCTGGACGCGGCCGACCCCCTCGCCGCCCTCCGCGAGGAGTTCGTCCTTCCTGAGGGCGTGATCTACCTGGACGGCAACTCGCTGGGCGCGCTGCCCCGCTCCACCCCCGCCCGGGTCGCCGACATGATCGAGCGCGAGTGGGGCCAGGACCTCATCCGCAGCTGGAACGACGCCGGCTGGTGGGACAAGCCGCGCACCCTGGGTGCCAAGGTCGCGCCCCTGGTCGGGGCCGACGCGGACGAGGTGATCGTCGGTGACGGTGCCTCCGCCAACCTGTTCAAGTGCCTGGTCACGGCGCTGCGCCTGTCCGACCGCTCGGTGGTGTTGGGCGAGGCGGGCAACTTCCCGACCGACCTGTACGTCACCGAGGGCGCGGTCGGCCTGGCCGGTGCGCGGCAGCGCCGGATCGACCCGGACGGCCCCGAGCTGGCCGAGGCCCTGGCCCGGGAGGACGTCGCCGTCCTGCTGCTCAGCCACGTGGACTACCGCAGCGGGGTGCTGCGCGACATGGCCGGGATCACCCGCCTGGCGCACGAGCACGGCACCCTGGTGATCTGGGACCTGTGCCACAGTGTGGGCGCGGTGCCCATCGAGCTGTCCGGCAACGACGTGGACTTCGCGGTGGGGTGCACCTACAAGTACCTCAACGCCGGTCCGGGTGCCCCCGCGTTCCTGTACGCGGCCCGCCGCCATCACGCCGCCGCCGACCAGCCGCTCAGCGGTTGGCACGGGCACGCCCGCCCCTTCGACTTCACGCCTGACTACGAACCCGCCCCGGGGGTCTCGCGCTTCCTGAGCGGATCGCAACCGCTGGTGGCCGACGCGGCCCTGGAGGCCGGACTGGACGTGTGGGCCAAGGCCGACCTGGCGCACGTGCGGACCAAGAGCCTGGCCATGACCGACCTCTTCCTGGCCAAGGCGGCCTCGGTGGGCCTGGCCTCGATCACCCCGGCCGAACACGAGCGGCGCGGCAGCCAGGTCGCCCTCATCCAGCCGGAGGAGGGCGCCGGTTACCCGATCGTGCAGGCGCTGATCGAGCGCGGGGTGATCGGTGACTTCCGTGCTCCGGACGTCATGCGCTTCGGGTTCACCCCGCTCTACCTGCGCTACGTGGACGTCTACGACGCCGCCACCGCGCTCGTCGAGGTCGTGGAGTCCGGCGAGTGGCGTGCCGAACGCTTCAACCGCAGGTCACAGGTGACCTGA
- a CDS encoding dihydrolipoamide acetyltransferase family protein, producing MNEERRDEERQAEERRAATFALPDLGEGLADAEIVSWLVTAGDRISVDQPVVEVETAKATVEVPSPYGGTVTELHGAVGEVVAVGAPLITVDTRTAAGPSGTTNSGTGSTTQTTVPNTRDGSDPAGGNGAADKDAGSGAVLVGYGTGQGTRPSRRRVHGAGGPAESTATGGPPTTSTAPPAPAVTRVVSPLVRRLARENGIDVTALRGSGEGGLILRRDVEAQLRAAAAPAAVPEPAPRPADPPGTRRIPLRGAHRVMAERLSRSRREIPEATVWVDADATGMLELRRELNEAAPDRPVGVLGLVARFALLGLARFPELNARFDPARQEIVRHDAVHLGFAAQTPRGLVVPVVRDAHTLTTRELSARLGERAGAARAGELAPADLGGGTFTVNNYGVFGVDGSAAIINHPEVAILGVGRILRRPWVVGDDVVPRPVTELTLTFDHRVCDGGMAGGFLRWVADCVERPQLLLGDL from the coding sequence GTGAACGAGGAGCGCCGGGACGAGGAGCGCCAGGCCGAAGAGCGCCGGGCCGCCACCTTCGCCCTCCCCGACCTGGGTGAGGGGCTGGCCGACGCGGAGATCGTGTCCTGGCTGGTCACGGCGGGGGACCGTATCTCCGTCGACCAACCGGTGGTCGAAGTGGAGACCGCGAAGGCGACGGTGGAGGTCCCCTCCCCCTACGGTGGGACCGTCACCGAACTCCACGGGGCGGTGGGCGAGGTGGTCGCGGTCGGCGCACCCCTGATCACCGTTGACACTCGAACCGCTGCCGGACCAAGCGGTACGACCAACAGCGGCACAGGCAGCACGACACAGACCACCGTGCCGAACACACGGGACGGTTCCGACCCCGCGGGCGGCAACGGCGCCGCCGACAAAGACGCGGGTTCGGGCGCGGTCCTGGTGGGTTACGGCACGGGACAGGGCACGCGGCCCTCGCGCCGCCGTGTCCACGGGGCGGGCGGGCCAGCCGAGTCAACGGCGACCGGCGGCCCGCCCACAACCTCCACCGCTCCCCCGGCCCCGGCGGTGACCAGGGTGGTCTCCCCCCTGGTCCGGCGGCTGGCCCGGGAGAACGGAATCGACGTCACCGCGCTGCGCGGCAGCGGTGAGGGCGGGCTGATCCTGCGCCGCGACGTCGAGGCGCAGCTTCGGGCCGCAGCCGCGCCCGCCGCAGTGCCGGAGCCCGCACCCCGACCCGCTGACCCGCCCGGAACCCGTCGCATCCCGTTGCGCGGAGCGCACCGGGTGATGGCCGAACGCCTGTCCCGGTCCCGCCGCGAGATCCCCGAGGCGACCGTGTGGGTGGACGCCGACGCCACCGGGATGCTGGAGCTGCGCCGGGAGCTCAACGAGGCCGCACCGGACCGGCCTGTGGGAGTACTGGGGCTGGTGGCGCGGTTCGCACTGCTGGGCCTGGCTCGATTCCCGGAACTGAACGCGCGCTTCGACCCCGCACGTCAGGAGATCGTGCGCCACGACGCCGTGCACCTGGGGTTCGCCGCGCAGACCCCGCGCGGCCTGGTGGTTCCGGTGGTCCGCGACGCCCACACGCTCACCACGCGAGAACTCTCCGCCCGGCTGGGCGAGCGCGCCGGAGCCGCTCGTGCCGGTGAGCTCGCCCCCGCTGACCTGGGCGGCGGAACCTTCACGGTGAACAACTACGGGGTGTTCGGGGTGGACGGCTCGGCGGCGATCATCAACCACCCGGAGGTAGCGATCCTGGGGGTGGGTCGCATCCTGCGCCGCCCGTGGGTGGTCGGCGACGACGTGGTCCCCCGCCCGGTCACGGAACTCACCCTGACCTTCGACCACCGGGTCTGCGACGGCGGTATGGCGGGCGGCTTCCTGCGCTGGGTCGCCGACTGTGTGGAACGCCCTCAGCTGCTGCTCGGCGATCTCTGA
- a CDS encoding alpha-ketoacid dehydrogenase subunit beta yields MGAALNRALHDAVAEDPDVVVYGEDVGPLGGVFRVTDGLTSTFGEERCFDSPLAESGIVGTAIGMAMYGLRPVVEMQFDAFAYPAFEQVVSHLAKMRNRTRGAVTLPVVIRVPYGGGIGGVEHHSDSSEAYYTHTPGLRVVTPGTPADAYSMLREAIAVDDPVVFLEPKRRYWSRQAVNLPVRTEPMERSVVRRPGTDVTLIAYGPMVETALEAAEQAASEGRDIEVVDLRQLAPFDDAAVAASVRRTGRAVVVHEASVFGGYGAEVAARLTEQCFHYLEAPVLRVGGLDIPYPPPKLEEHHLPGVDRILAAVDRLQWESEWVEGRE; encoded by the coding sequence ATGGGCGCGGCGCTCAACCGCGCCCTGCACGACGCCGTCGCCGAGGACCCCGACGTGGTGGTCTACGGGGAAGACGTCGGCCCGCTGGGCGGGGTCTTCCGGGTCACGGACGGTCTGACCTCGACTTTCGGTGAGGAACGGTGCTTCGACTCACCGCTGGCGGAGTCCGGGATCGTGGGCACCGCCATCGGCATGGCCATGTACGGGCTGCGGCCCGTGGTGGAAATGCAGTTCGACGCTTTCGCCTACCCCGCCTTCGAGCAGGTCGTCTCGCACCTGGCCAAGATGCGCAACCGTACCCGGGGCGCCGTCACCCTGCCGGTGGTGATCCGGGTGCCCTACGGCGGTGGAATCGGCGGGGTCGAGCACCACAGCGACTCCTCCGAGGCCTACTACACGCACACCCCGGGGCTGCGCGTGGTCACACCCGGCACCCCCGCGGACGCCTACTCCATGCTGCGCGAGGCGATCGCCGTCGACGACCCGGTGGTGTTCCTGGAACCCAAGCGGCGCTACTGGTCCCGGCAGGCGGTGAACCTGCCGGTGCGTACGGAGCCGATGGAACGCTCCGTGGTGCGCCGACCGGGTACGGACGTGACCCTCATCGCCTACGGTCCGATGGTGGAGACCGCTCTGGAGGCCGCCGAGCAGGCCGCTTCGGAGGGGCGGGACATCGAGGTCGTGGACCTGCGCCAACTGGCTCCGTTCGACGACGCCGCGGTAGCCGCCTCGGTCCGCCGGACCGGACGCGCGGTGGTGGTGCACGAGGCCTCGGTCTTCGGCGGTTACGGCGCGGAGGTGGCCGCGCGCCTGACCGAGCAGTGCTTCCACTACCTGGAGGCCCCGGTGCTGCGGGTCGGCGGGCTGGACATCCCGTATCCGCCGCCGAAGCTGGAGGAGCACCACCTGCCCGGGGTGGACCGGATCCTGGCCGCGGTGGACCGCCTCCAGTGGGAGTCCGAGTGGGTGGAGGGGCGCGAGTGA
- a CDS encoding thiamine pyrophosphate-dependent enzyme: MKYTDERSRPVPPLPSQEPVRLVDRHGRRHEHSSFTAPDPAVLAELHRAMVIGRRFNQQASTLARQGRLAVYPSSMGQEASQVGGVLALSERDWLFPSYRDSVAMVTHGVDPVETLTLFRGDWHSGYNPHRYRCAPQCTPLATNASHAVGLTYAARRKGRDVAALVLMGDGATSEGDAHEAYNFAAVWNTPVVFLIQNNHWAISVPVHRQSAAPTLAHKAVGYGMRGYNVDGNDAAAVHAVVKHALAEARDGGGPAIVEALTYRIDPHTNSDAPQRYRDAAEVEYWAERDPLARMEALLRNEQVVDDGLLEIYERDGEKVATAVRERMAGEDKLDPGSLFTDVYAAVPPALEQQRRGLAEELKGV, translated from the coding sequence ATGAAGTACACCGATGAGCGATCTCGTCCGGTTCCTCCTCTCCCATCCCAGGAACCGGTGCGACTGGTGGACCGGCACGGCCGACGTCACGAACACTCCTCGTTCACCGCTCCCGACCCGGCAGTCCTCGCCGAGCTCCACCGGGCCATGGTCATCGGACGACGCTTCAACCAGCAGGCCAGCACCCTCGCCCGGCAGGGGCGCCTCGCGGTCTACCCCTCCTCCATGGGGCAGGAGGCCTCCCAGGTGGGCGGGGTGCTGGCGCTGTCGGAGCGGGACTGGCTCTTCCCCAGTTACCGCGACAGCGTCGCCATGGTCACGCACGGCGTGGACCCGGTGGAGACGCTCACGCTCTTCCGCGGCGACTGGCACTCGGGCTACAACCCGCACCGGTACCGCTGCGCGCCCCAGTGCACGCCGTTGGCCACGAACGCCTCGCACGCGGTGGGCCTGACCTACGCCGCCCGCCGCAAGGGCCGCGACGTGGCCGCCCTGGTGCTCATGGGCGACGGCGCCACCAGTGAGGGCGACGCACACGAGGCGTACAATTTCGCCGCCGTGTGGAACACCCCGGTGGTCTTCCTCATCCAGAACAACCACTGGGCGATCAGCGTCCCGGTCCACCGGCAGAGCGCCGCGCCCACCCTCGCGCACAAGGCCGTCGGCTACGGCATGCGCGGGTACAACGTGGACGGTAACGACGCCGCCGCGGTGCACGCGGTGGTCAAACACGCCCTGGCCGAGGCCCGCGACGGCGGCGGCCCCGCGATCGTCGAGGCGCTCACCTACCGCATCGACCCGCACACGAACTCGGACGCCCCGCAGCGCTACCGGGACGCCGCCGAGGTGGAGTACTGGGCCGAACGCGACCCGCTGGCGCGTATGGAGGCTCTGCTGCGCAACGAGCAGGTGGTGGACGACGGTCTCCTGGAGATCTACGAGCGGGACGGTGAGAAGGTCGCCACCGCGGTCCGCGAGCGCATGGCCGGGGAGGACAAACTCGACCCGGGCTCCCTGTTCACCGACGTGTACGCCGCCGTCCCCCCGGCGCTGGAACAGCAACGGCGAGGGCTGGCGGAGGAGTTGAAGGGGGTCTGA
- a CDS encoding Lrp/AsnC family transcriptional regulator produces the protein MAVQLDDTDRRIITLLRDDGRMSIRAVAERAHISRANAYSRLERLRDEGVIRGFTAVIDPEKYGTALSAYVSVRIEQHSWERFRGYLRDIPEVDHAALVSGDVDLLLLVRVADAAALRTFVLERLQRLPEVKSTQTMFILDEPHLQ, from the coding sequence ATGGCCGTGCAGCTGGACGACACCGACCGGCGGATCATCACCCTCCTGCGCGACGACGGCCGCATGTCGATACGAGCCGTCGCCGAACGCGCGCACATCTCCCGGGCCAACGCCTACTCCCGTCTCGAACGCCTGCGTGACGAGGGTGTGATCAGGGGTTTCACCGCCGTCATCGATCCAGAGAAGTACGGCACCGCGCTTTCGGCCTACGTCTCCGTGCGGATCGAACAGCACTCCTGGGAGAGGTTCCGCGGGTACCTGCGCGACATCCCCGAGGTCGACCACGCGGCCCTGGTCTCCGGCGACGTGGACCTGCTGCTCCTGGTCCGGGTGGCCGACGCCGCGGCCCTGCGCACCTTCGTCCTGGAGCGGCTCCAGCGCCTGCCCGAGGTGAAGAGCACCCAGACCATGTTCATCCTGGACGAGCCACACCTGCAGTAG
- a CDS encoding PhzF family phenazine biosynthesis protein has translation MPEYRVVDAFTAEPLSGNPAAVLVLDETYPGAWAQGVAAEFNLSETAFARRIEGPDADFELRWFTPRVEVDLCGHATLATAHALTELGVQGPIRFSTRSGILTVERRDGRLWMDFPARPATGVAEPEGLAEALGARPLWVGRGGTNDLLVELADEATVRSLDPDQAGLARIPARGVIVTARGDKGAEGGPDIVSRFFAPNVGVPEDPVTGSAHTVIAPFWAERLGRTDFLAHQASPRGGDLHLQLTGDRVLIGGDAVTVATGNLNL, from the coding sequence ATGCCCGAGTACCGCGTCGTCGACGCCTTCACCGCCGAGCCCCTGTCCGGCAACCCCGCCGCCGTCCTCGTCCTGGACGAGACCTACCCCGGGGCCTGGGCACAGGGGGTCGCCGCGGAGTTCAACCTCTCCGAGACCGCCTTCGCCCGCCGGATCGAGGGCCCCGACGCCGACTTCGAACTGCGTTGGTTCACCCCGAGGGTCGAGGTGGACCTGTGCGGGCACGCCACCCTGGCCACCGCGCACGCCCTCACCGAGCTCGGGGTCCAGGGGCCGATCCGCTTCAGCACCCGCAGCGGCATCCTCACCGTGGAGCGCAGGGACGGCAGGCTTTGGATGGACTTCCCGGCCCGCCCCGCCACCGGGGTCGCAGAACCCGAGGGTCTGGCCGAGGCTCTCGGCGCACGCCCCCTGTGGGTCGGCCGCGGCGGTACGAACGATCTGCTCGTCGAGCTCGCGGACGAGGCCACCGTCCGCTCCCTTGACCCCGATCAGGCCGGACTGGCCCGGATCCCGGCCCGCGGCGTCATCGTCACCGCGCGTGGAGACAAGGGGGCAGAGGGCGGCCCCGACATCGTCTCCCGGTTCTTCGCGCCCAACGTCGGTGTCCCCGAGGATCCGGTGACGGGCAGCGCGCACACCGTCATCGCCCCGTTCTGGGCCGAGCGCCTGGGCCGCACCGACTTCCTCGCCCACCAGGCCTCCCCACGCGGCGGTGACCTGCACCTCCAGCTGACCGGCGACCGCGTCCTCATCGGTGGCGACGCTGTTACCGTCGCCACCGGAAACCTGAACCTCTAG